One Manihot esculenta cultivar AM560-2 chromosome 6, M.esculenta_v8, whole genome shotgun sequence DNA segment encodes these proteins:
- the LOC110618134 gene encoding uncharacterized protein LOC110618134: protein MSTAAFSRGAHSMFSKPMIRKACHRKSTGNSSYSSSPDGMREMSNKVDGEEMKMKKKHVRDDGSCCWVPHERTGIFYPKGQEKVMEDIPSEAAKDVLDINYFSHN, encoded by the exons ATGTCAACAGCTGCATTTTCCAGAGGAGCACACTCCATGTTTTCCAA GCCCATGATTCGGAAGGCCTGCCACAGGAAAAGCACAGGAAATagctcttattcttcttctcctGATGGTATGAGAGAGATGAGCAATAAGGTGGATGGTGAAGAAATGAAAATGAAGAAGAAGCATGTGAGAGATGATGGTAGTTGCTGTTGGGTTCCTCATGAAAGGACTGGGATCTTTTATCCTAAGGGCCAAGAGAAAGTCATGGAAGATATTCCTTCTGAAGCTGCAAAGGATGTTCTTGATATTAATTACTTCtcacataattaa
- the LOC110618133 gene encoding general transcription factor 3C polypeptide 3 isoform X1, which yields MTGNKGNDMSDFDGFALDMSSEEEEEEEVVVVEEDEDEDEDEDEGDDGEFEEQEKEAISLGRIEGDGAADGSGIQFYQQFDHVEYEALAAKKRKGLGDSKGAGSHKKARQEDLSGASIDEIMEAMNYGIRRKSRKLKKRGRRKGSKNKLSPEITKMLGDATVLYAHGRYEDAISVLNEVVRLAPHVPDSYHTLGLVHIALGNTEKAMGFYTIAARLMPKDSPLWRVLFDWHNERGDVARARLCLSKAIRADPNDIALRVLHASLYAKLGDCQRAAESYEQISRVCPEDVEVLKISAKLYAECGQTERSISILENHLKSHPSGADFGVIDLLAAILMETNAYNNALQHIEHAHQVYYSGKELPLELKIKAGICHVRLGNIEKAEIMFSDIETESDSSHAGLIMDVADAFMSLGHFESALKYYHMLESNAGIENEGYVHLKVGQCYISLEDRVKAVMFFYKALHALEDSVDCRLALASLVLEDGKEDEAISLLSPPENLDSVNLSSDKQKAWWLDGKIKLKLCQIYRAKGMLEDFVNTIFPLVRESLYVKTLRQKVKKRLTISVLRQRTKILDVGETVDVFGGVRPLASRSDLLKASRARKLLQKKEEQKAVERAAGIDWHSDDSDDESLEEEIRVPPLPNFLKDEEHHNLIIDLCKALQSLERYWEALEIINLTRKLVYKKLPVEKKEELQSIAAQISYRTTDPKHGFDCVKSIVLQHPDSHAAWNCYYKIALRLGKNYSKHAKFLRHMRTKHDDCVPPIVIYGHQFTMASHYQDAVREYLAAYKLLPENPLVNLCVGTAFINLALGFRLQNKHQCVAQGLSFLYNNLRLAENSQVSLQEAFYNIACAFHHVGLVSLAASYYEKVLETRERDYPIPKLLNENSDPPENLNPGYCDLRREAAYNLHLIYKRSGAFDLARQVLKDHCTY from the exons ATGACAGGAAACAAGGGAAATGACATGAGTGACTTTGATGGATTTGCCTTGGATATGAGTagtgaggaggaggaggaggaggaggtggtggtggtggaggaggatgAGGATGAGGATGAGGATGAAGATGAGGGTGATGATGGTGAATTTGAAGAGCAGGAGAAAGAAGCAATTTCACTTGGTAGAATTGAAGGTGATGGTGCTGCTGATGGTTCAGGAATTCAATTTTATcaacaatttgatcatgttgAATATGAAGCTCTTGCTGCAAAAAAGCGTAAAGGACTTGGTGATAGTAAGGG TGCAGGGTCTCATAAGAAGGCTAGGCAAGAGGATTTATCTGGAGCTAGCATAGATGAAATAATGGAAGCCATGAATTACGGTATTCGGAGAAAGTCGCGAAAG CTTAAGAAAAGAGGTAGGAGGAAGGGATCAAAGAATAAGCTCAGCCCTGAAATCACAAAGATGCTGGGTGATGCTACTGTGCTCTATGCACATGGCCGCTATGAAGAT GCCATATCTGTTCTGAATGAAGTTGTTAGGTTGGCACCTCATGTGCCTGATTCATACCATACACTTGGACTTGTCCATATTGCACTTGGTAATACTGAAAAAGCAATGGGATTTTATACAATTGCAGCACGCCTTATGCCAAAAGATTCACCCTTGTGGAGAGTTCTTTTTGACTGGCACAA TGAACGAGGAGATGTAGCTAGAGCGAGGTTGTGCCTTTCTAAAGCAATAAGGGCAGACCCTAATGACATTGCACTCAGAGTTCTTCATGCATCCCTCTATGCTAAGCTTGGAGATTGCCAAAGAGCTGCTGAGTCTTATGAACAAATATCACGAGTTTGTCCTGAAGATGTTGAAGTGCTGAAGATATCTGCTAAG TTGTATGCTGAATGTGGTCAGACAGAACGAAGTATCAGCATTTTGGAGAACCATCTCAAGAGTCATCCTTCTGGAGCTGACTTTGGTGTCATCGATTTGCTTGCCGCCATACTCATGGAAACTAATGCATATAATAATGCTCTTCAACATATTGAGCATGCTCACCAGGTTTACTATTCAGGAAAGGAACTGCCTCTGGAATTGAAAATTAAAGCAGGAATCTGCCATGTTCGTCTTGGTAATATTGAGAAGGCAGAG ATTATGTTCAGTGACATTGAAACAGAGAGTGACTCTAGTCATGCTGGGTTGATTATGGACGTAGCTGATGCATTTATGAGTCTTGGGCATTTTGAATCTGCATTGAAATATTATCATATGCTGGAGTCAAATGCTGGGATAGAAAAT GAGGGCTATGTACATTTGAAAGTTGGTCAGTGTTACATATCCTTGGAAGATAGAGTTAAAGCAGTTATGTTCTTTTATAAAG CTTTGCATGCACTTGAAGATAGTGTTGATTGTCGATTGGCGTTGGCATCACTTGTGCTTGAAGATGGTAAAGAAGATGAAGCCATTTCTTTGCTATCACCTCCAGAAAATTTAG ATTCTGTCAACTTAAGTTCTGATAAGCAGAAGGCATGGTGGCTTGACGGGAAAATAAAACTGAAGCTTTGTCAAATATATAGGGCTAAAGGAATGTTAGAAGACTTTGTCAACACAATATTCCCTTTGGTTCGTGAGTCACTTTATGTCAAAACCCTCCGGCAGAAG gtgaagaagaggctgacaaTAAGTGTTCTTCGTCAAAGAACCAAAATTTTGGATGTTGGGGAAACTGTTGATGTATTTGGTGGAGTCAGACCATTGGCTTCTCGCTCGGATCT GTTGAAAGCGTCTAGAGCTCGGAAGTTGCTTCAGAAAAAGGAAGAACAGAAAGCTGTGGAAAGGGCTGCTGGTATTGATTGGCATAGTGATGATTCAGATGATGAGTCTCTG GAAGAAGAAATCAGAGTTCCCCCCCTTCCTAATTTTTTGAAGGATGAAGAGCATCACAATCTGATAATAGAT TTGTGCAAGGCACTGCAATCATTGGAAAGGTATTGGGAAGCATTAGAGATTATTAACCTCACTCGGAAATTGGTGTACAAGAAACTGCCTGTTGAGAAGAAGGAGGAACTCCAGTCTATTGCAGCTC AAATATCATACAGGACCACAGATCCTAAGCATGGGTTTGACTGTGTAAAATCAATTGTTCTGCAGCATCCTGACAGCCATGCTGCCTGGAACTGCTATTACAAAATAGCTCTGAG GTTGGGAAAGAACTATTCAAAGCATGCAAAATTTCTACGCCATATGCGAACCAAACATGATGATTGTGTACCGCCTATAGTCATATATGGGCATCAGTTTACAATGGCCAGCCATTACCAAGATGCTGTAAGAGAATATCTTGCAGCTTATAAACTGTTACCAGAGAATCCACTAGTTAATCTTTGTGTGG GAACAGCATTTATCAATTTAGCCCTTGGATTCAGACTTCAAAACAAGCATCAATGTGTTGCACAAGGCTTATCATTCCTCTATAACAATTTAAGGCTTGCTGAAAACAGCCAG GTATCTTTACAGGAGGCTTTCTATAATATTGCCTGTGCTTTTCATCATGTTGGACTTGTCTCTCTAGCAGCTTCATATTATGAAAAGGTGCTTGAAACGCGTGAAAGGGATTACCCTATTCCAAAACTTCTGAATGAGAATTCAGATCCTCCCGAAAATCTGAATCCAGGTTACTGTGACCTGCGTAGGGAGGCAGCTTATAATTTGCATTTGATATATAAAAGAAGTGGAGCTTTTGATCTTGCTCGCCAGGTTTTGAAAGATCACTGCACTTACTGA
- the LOC110618133 gene encoding general transcription factor 3C polypeptide 3 isoform X2, translating into MVLLMVQEFNFINNLIMLNMKLLLQKSVKDLVIVRGSHKKARQEDLSGASIDEIMEAMNYGIRRKSRKLKKRGRRKGSKNKLSPEITKMLGDATVLYAHGRYEDAISVLNEVVRLAPHVPDSYHTLGLVHIALGNTEKAMGFYTIAARLMPKDSPLWRVLFDWHNERGDVARARLCLSKAIRADPNDIALRVLHASLYAKLGDCQRAAESYEQISRVCPEDVEVLKISAKLYAECGQTERSISILENHLKSHPSGADFGVIDLLAAILMETNAYNNALQHIEHAHQVYYSGKELPLELKIKAGICHVRLGNIEKAEIMFSDIETESDSSHAGLIMDVADAFMSLGHFESALKYYHMLESNAGIENEGYVHLKVGQCYISLEDRVKAVMFFYKALHALEDSVDCRLALASLVLEDGKEDEAISLLSPPENLDSVNLSSDKQKAWWLDGKIKLKLCQIYRAKGMLEDFVNTIFPLVRESLYVKTLRQKVKKRLTISVLRQRTKILDVGETVDVFGGVRPLASRSDLLKASRARKLLQKKEEQKAVERAAGIDWHSDDSDDESLEEEIRVPPLPNFLKDEEHHNLIIDLCKALQSLERYWEALEIINLTRKLVYKKLPVEKKEELQSIAAQISYRTTDPKHGFDCVKSIVLQHPDSHAAWNCYYKIALRLGKNYSKHAKFLRHMRTKHDDCVPPIVIYGHQFTMASHYQDAVREYLAAYKLLPENPLVNLCVGTAFINLALGFRLQNKHQCVAQGLSFLYNNLRLAENSQVSLQEAFYNIACAFHHVGLVSLAASYYEKVLETRERDYPIPKLLNENSDPPENLNPGYCDLRREAAYNLHLIYKRSGAFDLARQVLKDHCTY; encoded by the exons ATGGTGCTGCTGATGGTTCAGGAATTCAATTTTATcaacaatttgatcatgttgAATATGAAGCTCTTGCTGCAAAAAAGCGTAAAGGACTTGGTGATAGTAAGGG GGTCTCATAAGAAGGCTAGGCAAGAGGATTTATCTGGAGCTAGCATAGATGAAATAATGGAAGCCATGAATTACGGTATTCGGAGAAAGTCGCGAAAG CTTAAGAAAAGAGGTAGGAGGAAGGGATCAAAGAATAAGCTCAGCCCTGAAATCACAAAGATGCTGGGTGATGCTACTGTGCTCTATGCACATGGCCGCTATGAAGAT GCCATATCTGTTCTGAATGAAGTTGTTAGGTTGGCACCTCATGTGCCTGATTCATACCATACACTTGGACTTGTCCATATTGCACTTGGTAATACTGAAAAAGCAATGGGATTTTATACAATTGCAGCACGCCTTATGCCAAAAGATTCACCCTTGTGGAGAGTTCTTTTTGACTGGCACAA TGAACGAGGAGATGTAGCTAGAGCGAGGTTGTGCCTTTCTAAAGCAATAAGGGCAGACCCTAATGACATTGCACTCAGAGTTCTTCATGCATCCCTCTATGCTAAGCTTGGAGATTGCCAAAGAGCTGCTGAGTCTTATGAACAAATATCACGAGTTTGTCCTGAAGATGTTGAAGTGCTGAAGATATCTGCTAAG TTGTATGCTGAATGTGGTCAGACAGAACGAAGTATCAGCATTTTGGAGAACCATCTCAAGAGTCATCCTTCTGGAGCTGACTTTGGTGTCATCGATTTGCTTGCCGCCATACTCATGGAAACTAATGCATATAATAATGCTCTTCAACATATTGAGCATGCTCACCAGGTTTACTATTCAGGAAAGGAACTGCCTCTGGAATTGAAAATTAAAGCAGGAATCTGCCATGTTCGTCTTGGTAATATTGAGAAGGCAGAG ATTATGTTCAGTGACATTGAAACAGAGAGTGACTCTAGTCATGCTGGGTTGATTATGGACGTAGCTGATGCATTTATGAGTCTTGGGCATTTTGAATCTGCATTGAAATATTATCATATGCTGGAGTCAAATGCTGGGATAGAAAAT GAGGGCTATGTACATTTGAAAGTTGGTCAGTGTTACATATCCTTGGAAGATAGAGTTAAAGCAGTTATGTTCTTTTATAAAG CTTTGCATGCACTTGAAGATAGTGTTGATTGTCGATTGGCGTTGGCATCACTTGTGCTTGAAGATGGTAAAGAAGATGAAGCCATTTCTTTGCTATCACCTCCAGAAAATTTAG ATTCTGTCAACTTAAGTTCTGATAAGCAGAAGGCATGGTGGCTTGACGGGAAAATAAAACTGAAGCTTTGTCAAATATATAGGGCTAAAGGAATGTTAGAAGACTTTGTCAACACAATATTCCCTTTGGTTCGTGAGTCACTTTATGTCAAAACCCTCCGGCAGAAG gtgaagaagaggctgacaaTAAGTGTTCTTCGTCAAAGAACCAAAATTTTGGATGTTGGGGAAACTGTTGATGTATTTGGTGGAGTCAGACCATTGGCTTCTCGCTCGGATCT GTTGAAAGCGTCTAGAGCTCGGAAGTTGCTTCAGAAAAAGGAAGAACAGAAAGCTGTGGAAAGGGCTGCTGGTATTGATTGGCATAGTGATGATTCAGATGATGAGTCTCTG GAAGAAGAAATCAGAGTTCCCCCCCTTCCTAATTTTTTGAAGGATGAAGAGCATCACAATCTGATAATAGAT TTGTGCAAGGCACTGCAATCATTGGAAAGGTATTGGGAAGCATTAGAGATTATTAACCTCACTCGGAAATTGGTGTACAAGAAACTGCCTGTTGAGAAGAAGGAGGAACTCCAGTCTATTGCAGCTC AAATATCATACAGGACCACAGATCCTAAGCATGGGTTTGACTGTGTAAAATCAATTGTTCTGCAGCATCCTGACAGCCATGCTGCCTGGAACTGCTATTACAAAATAGCTCTGAG GTTGGGAAAGAACTATTCAAAGCATGCAAAATTTCTACGCCATATGCGAACCAAACATGATGATTGTGTACCGCCTATAGTCATATATGGGCATCAGTTTACAATGGCCAGCCATTACCAAGATGCTGTAAGAGAATATCTTGCAGCTTATAAACTGTTACCAGAGAATCCACTAGTTAATCTTTGTGTGG GAACAGCATTTATCAATTTAGCCCTTGGATTCAGACTTCAAAACAAGCATCAATGTGTTGCACAAGGCTTATCATTCCTCTATAACAATTTAAGGCTTGCTGAAAACAGCCAG GTATCTTTACAGGAGGCTTTCTATAATATTGCCTGTGCTTTTCATCATGTTGGACTTGTCTCTCTAGCAGCTTCATATTATGAAAAGGTGCTTGAAACGCGTGAAAGGGATTACCCTATTCCAAAACTTCTGAATGAGAATTCAGATCCTCCCGAAAATCTGAATCCAGGTTACTGTGACCTGCGTAGGGAGGCAGCTTATAATTTGCATTTGATATATAAAAGAAGTGGAGCTTTTGATCTTGCTCGCCAGGTTTTGAAAGATCACTGCACTTACTGA